From a region of the Thiorhodovibrio winogradskyi genome:
- a CDS encoding type II toxin-antitoxin system PemK/MazF family toxin — protein sequence MLLRFPNTDLRTYKRRPALIVQADLPTGLNQKIVALITSNLTRTGPTRVAVNQASQAGQEMGLRGDSVIVLDNLATVLEREIDRVIGYCPEMDTVELALCRVFGLASGRKN from the coding sequence GTGCTGCTGCGCTTCCCGAATACTGATTTGCGTACTTACAAGCGTCGCCCCGCGTTGATCGTTCAGGCCGACCTGCCGACGGGGCTGAACCAGAAAATCGTCGCCCTGATTACCTCCAATCTCACGCGCACCGGACCGACTCGAGTGGCCGTGAACCAGGCTAGCCAAGCCGGGCAAGAGATGGGCTTGCGAGGTGATTCAGTCATCGTGCTCGATAATCTCGCGACCGTCTTGGAGCGTGAGATTGATCGCGTGATTGGCTATTGCCCAGAGATGGACACTGTTGAGCTGGCGCTATGTCGGGTGTTTGGCCTGGCGAGCGGGCGAAAGAACTAA